One genomic segment of Mycoplasmopsis agalactiae PG2 includes these proteins:
- a CDS encoding sigma factor-like helix-turn-helix DNA-binding protein, whose protein sequence is MKNNPINDIKNIEHLCSLFEKYEGLLTQTQKQTFRLYFYENLSYAEIAKITATTRTAAYDSVHKAINNLKKIEAKTSE, encoded by the coding sequence ATGAAGAATAATCCCATTAATGACATTAAAAATATTGAACATTTGTGCTCTCTTTTTGAAAAATATGAAGGATTATTAACTCAAACCCAAAAACAAACCTTTAGACTTTATTTCTATGAAAATCTTTCGTATGCTGAAATAGCTAAAATCACGGCCACAACAAGAACTGCTGCTTATGATAGCGTTCATAAAGCTATCAATAATCTAAAAAAAATTGAAGCTAAAACTAGTGAATAA
- the ftsY gene encoding signal recognition particle-docking protein FtsY, whose product MGFFSYLKDKLFGWKKKSKEEKLAQKQAELEKKEQEELLRSQKLEKYQAGLSKSSSLGAKLLDLSNKYKKIDEEYFDELEEILIMSDISAKLVYAIITYIKNEVKIRELTSTKDIGELIADQMFVVYTNKSVVDTTLNVEDDRLNILIFIGVNGSGKTTSIAKVAHKYIKEGKKVLIAAADTFRAGAVDQIAIWSERVGADIVKPIKEGADPASVVYSALEKAKAENYDLLLIDTAGRLQNKINLMNELKKMYSIINKFQEGAPHECLLVLDATTGQNGVSQAKAFSEVANPTGIILTKMDGTSKGGIVLSIKDEFNINVKYLGLGEGLDDLQEFDLDNFIYEMTKDLIDKNEE is encoded by the coding sequence ATGGGATTTTTTAGTTATTTAAAAGACAAATTATTTGGTTGAAAAAAGAAGTCTAAAGAAGAAAAATTAGCGCAAAAGCAAGCTGAATTAGAGAAAAAAGAGCAAGAAGAACTTTTGCGTTCGCAAAAGTTAGAAAAGTACCAAGCTGGATTAAGCAAATCAAGCTCACTTGGCGCAAAATTGCTGGATCTTTCAAACAAATACAAAAAAATTGACGAAGAGTACTTTGATGAATTAGAAGAAATTTTAATTATGAGCGATATAAGTGCTAAGCTAGTGTATGCAATTATTACTTATATTAAAAATGAAGTTAAGATCAGAGAGTTAACTAGCACTAAAGATATTGGCGAGCTAATAGCTGACCAAATGTTTGTTGTTTATACCAATAAAAGTGTTGTTGATACAACACTTAATGTTGAAGATGACAGATTAAATATCTTAATATTTATTGGTGTTAATGGCAGTGGCAAAACAACTAGCATTGCTAAAGTTGCACATAAATATATAAAAGAAGGTAAGAAAGTTTTAATTGCTGCTGCTGATACTTTTAGAGCAGGTGCAGTTGATCAAATTGCTATATGATCTGAACGTGTTGGAGCTGATATTGTTAAGCCAATAAAAGAAGGTGCTGATCCAGCGAGCGTTGTTTATAGCGCTTTAGAGAAAGCTAAAGCTGAAAATTATGACTTATTGTTAATTGATACAGCCGGCAGATTGCAAAATAAAATTAACTTAATGAATGAACTTAAAAAAATGTACTCAATTATTAATAAGTTCCAAGAAGGTGCACCACATGAGTGTTTACTAGTTCTTGATGCAACTACTGGCCAAAATGGTGTAAGCCAAGCCAAAGCATTTAGCGAAGTTGCTAATCCTACTGGCATAATCTTAACTAAAATGGATGGTACTTCAAAAGGTGGGATTGTTTTATCAATTAAGGATGAATTTAACATCAATGTTAAATATCTAGGCCTAGGGGAAGGACTTGATGATCTTCAAGAATTTGACTTAGATAATTTCATTTATGAAATGACCAAGGATTTAATTGACAAAAATGAAGAATAA